The Meiothermus ruber DSM 1279 genome includes the window GCCGAAAATGCCTATCCAGTCAAAAACCTGAGCGCAGAGGAAGCCGCTTTTGCTGAACCGCTGGGGTGCGTGGCCTGGGGCCTGCTGCGCCTGCAACCACAGCCCGGGAGCAGCGCCCTGCTGTTTGGTGCCGGGCCCATCGGCCTGCTGCTGATGCAGGCCTTGCTGATCTCAGGGGTCAGCACGGTTACGGTGGTGGATCCGGTGGCCGAGCGGCTGGCGCTGGCCCGGCAGCTCGGGGCTGCCCATACGGTGCAGAGCGGGCCGCAGCTCGAGCGCACCCTGCGCGAGCTGGCCCCCTACGGCTTCGATATTGTGGCCGAGGCCACCGGCCATCCGCAGGTGGTCGAGGCCATGCCCAGCTATGCGGCCGTGGGCGGCAAGCTGCTCATCTTCGGGGTGGCCCCCGAGGAGGCCCGGGTACAGATCAGCCCCTACGACCTTTTCCAGCGCGATCTGAGCCTGATCGGTAGTTTTTCCCTCAACGGCACGCTGCCCATCGCCCTGAACTGGCTGGAAACGGGTCGTGTGCAAGTAAAACCCCTTATCAGCCACCGCCTGCCGCTGGAGGCCCTGGGCCAGGCCCTGGCCTACAAGGAGCAGCCCGGGCTGGGCCGGGCCCTCAAGGTGTTGATTGTTCCCGAAGCGTAGGTGCGGCCATGATACTGGATAAGTTCAGACTCGAGGATCGCTTGGCTGTGGTCACCGGCGGGGGCCGGGGCATTGGCCTGGCCATCAGCACCGCCCTGGCCGAGGCCGGGGCCCAGGTGGTTATCGCCGAGCTGGATGCCGAGGCGGGCCAGCGGGCAGCGCAAAGCCTACAAAGCCAGGGGCTGCGGGCGGAGTTCCGCCCCCTGGACGTAACCCAGTCGGCCCAGGCCGATGCGCTGGCCCAAAACCTCCACCAGGCCTATGGGCGGGTGGACATCCTGGTCAACAACGCCGGCATCTGCCGCAACACCCCGGCGCTGGAAACCCCCGACGCCGAGTGGCTCCAGGTTTTCGACATCAACGTGCACGGGGTCTTCTGGTGCAGCCGGGCCTTTGGCCGGGTGATGGTGGCCCAGGGCCGCGGCAGCATCATCAATATCGCTTCGATGTCGGGGTTGATTGTGAATAAACCCCAGCCCCAGGCTGCCTATAACGCCTCCAAGGCCGCGGTGGCCCACCTCACCCGCTCGCTGGCCGCCGAGCTGGCCCCCTTTGGGGTGCGGGTTAACGCCATCTCGCCGGGCTACATCGGCACCGAGATGACCCGGCGGGGCCTCGAGACCCCCGAGTGGCGCCGGGACTGGCTGGGCCTGACCCCCATGGGCCGCCTGGGGGAGCCCTGGGAGGTGGCGACCTGCGCGGTGTTTTTGGCCTCGGAGGCCAGCAGCTACCTGACCGGCAGCGAGCTGGTGGTGGACGGCGGGTACACAGTCTGGTGAAGCATGCGTGCGGTAATCCCAGCCCCTCATGTAATCCAGTGGTCGGAGGCCGACCCACCGCAGCCGCAGCACGGTGAGGTGCTGCTCGAGCCCCTGGCGATAGGGGTGTGCGGCTCCGATTTACACGTGTACGAAGGCCAGCACCCCTTTGTGCGCTACCCGGTCTTCCCCGGCCACGAGGTGGCCGCCCGGGTGGTGGAGGTGGGTTCGGGGGTAGACCCCGCCTGGCGGGGGGCGCTGGTGGCCCTCGAGCCCGCCCTCACCTGCGGCCAGTGCGTGCCTTGCCGCAGCGGCCGCTACAACATCTGCGAGCGGCTCCGGGTCATGGGCTTCCAGGCCCCTGGGGCCCTGGCCGAGCGCTTTGTGAGCCCCGTCCAGAACCTGCACCGCCTGCCCCAGGGGTTTGATATCGAGTTAGGGGCCATGGTCGAACCGCTGGCGGTGGCGGTGCACGCGGTGGCCCTGACCCCCGTACAGGGCAAGCGGGTGGCGGTGCTGGGAGCAGGCACCATCGGACTGCTGGTGGCGCAGGTTGCCAAGGCTTACGGTGCAGCCCAGGTGGTGGTGGTGGATCTGCTCGAGGCCCGGCGCCGGGCGGCCGAAGGGCTGGGGCTAGCGGCCAAAGCGCCAGATGCTGCCAAGTACGAGGTAATTTTTGAGTGCGTGGGTAACGAAAGGGCCCTCGAGGCGGCCATCCAAGGAGCCCACAAAGGCGGTACGGTGGTGGTGGTGGGGGTATACGGCCGGCCCACCACCCTGTCCGCCGGCCTCGTCCAGGACTGGGAACTCACCCTGAAAGGAAGCCTGATGTACACCTTCTCCGACTTTCAGGAGGCCATCCGGCTACTGGCCCAGCAGAGAGTGCTGGCCCAGCCCCTTGTCACCCACCGCTTTGCCCTGAACGAGGTTCAACCTGCTTTCGCCGCGGCTTTGGGACGGGATAAAGCGCTCAAGGTGCTGTTGCTGGCCTAAAAAGCCACCGGCATGGCCTTGTGGCCCCGGATCACGAACCCACCGGCGTACTCGATCCGGTCGGTGGCCAGGTGGATGTTGGGCAGCCGCTTGAGCAGGGTCTGGAAGGAGGTCTGGAGCTCGAGCCGCGCCAGGGGTGCGCCAATGCAGTAGTGGATGCCCAGGCCAAAGGTCAGGTGGTAGTTTTCCGTGCGGGTCAGACAGAGCCGGTCGGGATCGGGGAACTTGCGTGGGTCGCGGTTACCCGAGGCGTACATCAGGGCCACCTCCTGGCCGCGCCGCAGGGGGATGCCTTTGTACTCGAAGTCCTCGAGCACCCAGCGCTCAAACATCGGCAAAGGGGTGTCGTAGCGCAGCAGCTCCTCCACGGCCAGCTTGAAAAACTCCGGGTGGTTCTTGGCCGCTGCCTCCTTGGCCTGCTCCATCTGCTCGGGGTTGCGCGAAAGGGCCAGGAAGCCAGCGGTGGTACCATTGACCGTAGCCTCGTGGCCAGCGTTCAGGAGCAGGATGCAGTTGGCCACCAGCTCGTCGGGGGTGAGTTTGTCGCCCTGCTCTTCCACCTCCACCAGGGCCGAGATCAGGTCGTCGCCGGGCTTGCGCCGGCGTTCGTCGGCCAGTTGCCGGATGTAGGCCGAAAACTCCACCACCGCCTGGTTGGCCTCCCTGGCCTGCTCATCGGTGAAGCCCAGCTCGTACAGCTTGACAATTTTGGCCGACCAGGGGCGCAAAAGGTGCCGATCCTCCTTGGGCACGCCCAAAAGCTCGGCGATCACCGTGACGGGCAGGGGTTCGGCGTAGTCCCGCAGAAGATCCATCTGGCCCAGGTCTTCGGCCCGGTCGAGCAGTTCGTTTACGATGGCCTGAATCTTCCCGCGCAGCCCCTCCACCCGGGCCGGGGTGAAGGCCTTCATCATCAGGCCCTTGAGCCGGGTGTGCTTGGGCGGCTCGTTATCGAGCATGTGGTTTTCCTGGAAGTGGTCAAAGTCGCGGGTCAGCGGGTTGGGCGGCGGCCAGCCCAGCTCGTCGCGGGAGAGGATGTGGGTAATCGAGCGGCCCAGGCGCTTATCGCGCAACAGGTTGGCGATGTCCTCGTAGCGCAGGAAGAAAATTTTGTTCCAGACCTCGTCGTAGAAGACTGGCAGGTTCTCCCGCAGGTGGGCCAGGGTGGGGTAAGGGTCGTAGATAAAGGCAGGGTCGTTGATGTTGAGGTGATAGCTGTGCATCAAGCCAAAGCATAAGCCCCCTTGGCCGTCCAGGTAAGGGGGCTGCGCTTATGGGATGGGCCTAAGCGCTAACCTGCACGTGCTTATTGAGCCGGGCCACAAAGTTGCTCTTGGGGGCCGCCCCCACCATGACCTCCACCGGCTGCCCGTCTTTGAAAAGGATGATGGTGGGGATGCTCATCACCCGGAATTTCATGGCGGTCTGGGGGTTGGCATCCACATCCAGCTTGGCGACCGTTACCTTACCCTCGTATTCCTTGGCCAGCTCCTCCATCACCGGCGCTACCATGCGGCAGGGGCCGCAC containing:
- a CDS encoding SDR family NAD(P)-dependent oxidoreductase, translating into MILDKFRLEDRLAVVTGGGRGIGLAISTALAEAGAQVVIAELDAEAGQRAAQSLQSQGLRAEFRPLDVTQSAQADALAQNLHQAYGRVDILVNNAGICRNTPALETPDAEWLQVFDINVHGVFWCSRAFGRVMVAQGRGSIINIASMSGLIVNKPQPQAAYNASKAAVAHLTRSLAAELAPFGVRVNAISPGYIGTEMTRRGLETPEWRRDWLGLTPMGRLGEPWEVATCAVFLASEASSYLTGSELVVDGGYTVW
- the trxA gene encoding thioredoxin, giving the protein MAKPIEVNDANFDATLKENKYVLVDFWAEWCGPCRMVAPVMEELAKEYEGKVTVAKLDVDANPQTAMKFRVMSIPTIILFKDGQPVEVMVGAAPKSNFVARLNKHVQVSA
- a CDS encoding cytochrome P450, which gives rise to MHSYHLNINDPAFIYDPYPTLAHLRENLPVFYDEVWNKIFFLRYEDIANLLRDKRLGRSITHILSRDELGWPPPNPLTRDFDHFQENHMLDNEPPKHTRLKGLMMKAFTPARVEGLRGKIQAIVNELLDRAEDLGQMDLLRDYAEPLPVTVIAELLGVPKEDRHLLRPWSAKIVKLYELGFTDEQAREANQAVVEFSAYIRQLADERRRKPGDDLISALVEVEEQGDKLTPDELVANCILLLNAGHEATVNGTTAGFLALSRNPEQMEQAKEAAAKNHPEFFKLAVEELLRYDTPLPMFERWVLEDFEYKGIPLRRGQEVALMYASGNRDPRKFPDPDRLCLTRTENYHLTFGLGIHYCIGAPLARLELQTSFQTLLKRLPNIHLATDRIEYAGGFVIRGHKAMPVAF
- a CDS encoding zinc-dependent alcohol dehydrogenase, with amino-acid sequence MRAVIPAPHVIQWSEADPPQPQHGEVLLEPLAIGVCGSDLHVYEGQHPFVRYPVFPGHEVAARVVEVGSGVDPAWRGALVALEPALTCGQCVPCRSGRYNICERLRVMGFQAPGALAERFVSPVQNLHRLPQGFDIELGAMVEPLAVAVHAVALTPVQGKRVAVLGAGTIGLLVAQVAKAYGAAQVVVVDLLEARRRAAEGLGLAAKAPDAAKYEVIFECVGNERALEAAIQGAHKGGTVVVVGVYGRPTTLSAGLVQDWELTLKGSLMYTFSDFQEAIRLLAQQRVLAQPLVTHRFALNEVQPAFAAALGRDKALKVLLLA
- a CDS encoding zinc-dependent alcohol dehydrogenase family protein — its product is MKAAVITRPRNLEVQDLAPPSPGPGQVLVRVGATGVCGTDLHLFEGHFHANLPLVPGHEIAGVIEQLGPGVTHLQEGQLVALDPVIACNRCWACRRGQRQHCLHFQALGVTRAGGFAQYVVAPAENAYPVKNLSAEEAAFAEPLGCVAWGLLRLQPQPGSSALLFGAGPIGLLLMQALLISGVSTVTVVDPVAERLALARQLGAAHTVQSGPQLERTLRELAPYGFDIVAEATGHPQVVEAMPSYAAVGGKLLIFGVAPEEARVQISPYDLFQRDLSLIGSFSLNGTLPIALNWLETGRVQVKPLISHRLPLEALGQALAYKEQPGLGRALKVLIVPEA